Proteins encoded by one window of Fusarium graminearum PH-1 chromosome 1, whole genome shotgun sequence:
- a CDS encoding histone deacetylase phd1: MDIDSYRYRVPKPNYLPHIPDDDRDNSLVEEYSNTPLGLASEMDNAKFYNKCKRLAEESGITRPKGYNVSFHCNPDIEEHHFGVTHPMKPWRLTLSKSLIYSYGMSFAMDNYISRSATYEELNEFHSSDYLDFLGTVLPEPVPRDLENQGVDLKFNLGGSDCPLFDGLFNYCSLSAGGSLDAARKICSKQSDIAISWGGGLHHAKRSEASGFCYINDIVIAILQLLRHFPRVLYIDIDVHHGDGVEEAFFSTDRVMTVSFHKYDPNNFFPGTGALDDNGPKSEHNPGAHHAFNVPLNDGITDEQYDHLFNTVIGKIVEKFRPGAIALQCGADSLAGDRLGRFNLQVQGHGACVKFCKDMGIPMILFGGGGYTPRNVARAWTYETSIAINAQDKINPILPEHAPWRDHFRQDTLFPTLEQILGEPRVNKNPPKRLQDIVQHVTEQLRFVEAAPSVQFQTIPPDLGGVRDDVEERIKEENEERRDEIRKAREAAVGAVGTAMQL, translated from the coding sequence ATGGATATAGACTCCTACAGGTATCGGGTGCCAAAGCCGAACTATCTTCCACACATACCAGACGATGATCGCGATAACTCTCTTGTGGAAGAGTACTCCAACACTCCGCTCGGCTTAGCCAGTGAGATGGACAATGCCAAATTTTACAACAAATGCAAACGTCTCGCCGAGGAATCTGGCATCACCCGGCCCAAGGGATACAATGTATCCTTCCACTGTAACCCGGACATCGAGGAACATCACTTTGGCGTCACTCATCCTATGAAACCCTGGCGGTTAACGCTTTCCAAGAGCCTCATTTACTCTTACGGCATGTCTTTTGCCATGGACAATTATATCTCAAGGTCGGCTACGTACGAGGAACTCAACGAGTTTCACTCTTCGGACTATTTGGACTTCCTCGGCACAGTACTGCCTGAGCCAGTACCACGAGACCTCGAGAATCAAGGAGTCGACCTGAAGTTCAACCTGGGTGGATCTGACTGTCCCCTCTttgatggcctcttcaaCTATTGTTCTTTGTCCGCTGGCGGGTCTCTTGACGCAGCCAGAAAGATTTGCTCAAAGCAGTCTGATATCGCCATCTCCTGGGGTGGCGGCCTTCACCACGCCAAGAGATCTGAAGCGTCCGGGTTTTGCTATATCAATGATATCGTTATTGCTATTCTCCAACTCCTTCGCCATTTTCCCCGAGTCCTGTACATCGACATTGATGTTCATCACGGCGACGGAGTAGAagaagccttcttctcgaccGATAGAGTCATGACAGTCTCATTCCATAAATACGACCCAAACAACTTCTTCCCTGGTACTGGCGCTCTTGATGACAACGGTCCCAAGAGCGAGCACAACCCGGGCGCTCACCACGCTTTCAATGTGCCCTTGAATGATGGTATCACTGATGAACAATACGATCATTTATTCAATACCGTGATTGGCAAAATTGTTGAAAAGTTCCGACCGGGCGCCATCGCACTGCAATGTGGTGCTGACTCTTTAGCCGGTGACCGTCTCGGTCGCTTTAACCTTCAGGTTCAAGGGCACGGAGCTTGTGTCAAGTTCTGTAAAGACATGGGTATTCCCATGATTCTTTTTGGAGGTGGCGGGTATACTCCCCGAAACGTGGCCAGGGCCTGGACATATGAGACCAGTATCGCTATCAACGCCcaggacaagatcaaccccaTCCTTCCAGAGCATGCCCCTTGGCGCGATCATTTCCGACAGGATACCTTGTTCCCTACTTTGGAACAAATCCTAGGTGAACCACGCGTGAACAAAAACCCTCCGAAACGCCTGCAAGATATCGTACAACACGTCACAGAACAACTTCGCTTTGTAGAGGCAGCACCAAGCGTTCAATTCCAGACGATACCTCCcgaccttggtggtgttagagatgatgtcgaggaaCGGATCAAGGAGGAAAACGAAGAAAGACGGGATGAGATCCGCAAAGCACGAGAAGCTGCAGTAGGAGCGGTAGGAACTGCAATGCAACTCTAG
- a CDS encoding acetate non-utilizing protein 9 → MRPSLLRLASATSTQRGLKPNPMALLPPIPLYRRLLRAHRKHLPPDMRILGDEYIKAEFRAHRKVDNPAHLIGFLTEWQMYAQKIEGDQWVGDKLDEQKLSKMSDEQIQQLYELMQAIQNRGKEGGEQES, encoded by the exons ATGCGTCCgtccttgttgaggttggcaTCAGCCACCAGTACTCAGCGTGGTTTAAAGCCAAACCCCATGGCTCTCCTCCCTCCCATTCCCTTGTACCGACGACTCCTGCGTGCTCACCGCAAGCATTTGCCACCTGATATGAGAATCCTTGGAGACGAGTACATCAAGGCTGAGTTCAGGGCGCATAGAAAGGTGGATAACCCGGCTCATCTG ATTGGGTTCTTGACAGAGTGGCAGATGTATGCGCAAAAGATTGAGGGTGACCAGTGGGTAGGTGATAAGCTGGATGAGCAGAAGCTCTCAAAGATGAGTG ATGAGCAAATACAGCAACTATATGAGTTGATGCAAGCTATTCAAAACAGGGGCAAAGAGGGTGGTGAGCAGGAGTCATAG
- a CDS encoding uroporphyrinogen decarboxylase encodes MTQDFAPLKNDLLLRTAWGQTVERPPMWVMRQAGRYLPEYHEAKGNRDFFECCRDPEVATEITLQPVRRFAGLIDAAIIFSDILVIPQAMGMTVEMVDKKGPHFPEPLKSPDDGQYGQVLAKDVDVAVELGYVYDAITLTRQKLDGQVPLIGFCGAPWTLFCYMVEGGGTKLFAQVKTWIYKYPEEAKKLLSKIADICVEHLALQVKAGAQLVMVFDSWAGELGPASYRQFSEPYLKQIAEKLPAKIQSLGLEKVPMTVFPKGAWYALDSACNLGYNVVGMDWLHDPKEAVKIRGDRNIVFQGNADPGVLYGTKEAITKAVEEMVEGFWVGDKGWIANLGHGITPGVNPDHLKHYFEEIHRLTKKN; translated from the exons ATGACGCAGGACTTTGCACCTCTAAAGAACGACCTGTTGCTTCGCACAGCATGGG GCCAGACCGTTGAGCGCCCTCCTATGTGGGTTATGCGACAAG CTGGCCGTTACCTCCCCGAGTACCACGAAGCCAAGGGCAACCGAGACTTTTTCGAATGCTGCCGTGACCCCGAAGTTGCAACAGAAATTACCCTTCAACCCGTCCGCCGATTCGCAGGCCTCATAGATGCTGCCATAATCTTTTCCGATATTCTGGTCATCCCACAGGCCATGGGCATGACTGTCGAGATGGTTGACAAGAAGGGCCCACACTTCCCCGAACCGCTCAAGAGTCCCGATGACGGACAGTACGGCCAGGTTCTCGCCAAGGATGtcgatgttgctgttgagctcgGCTACGTTTATGATGCCATCACACTGACACGCCAGAAGCTCGATGGTCAGGTGCCCTTGATTGGATTCTGTGGTGCTCCCTGGACGCTGTTCTGTTATATGGTCGAGGGAGGAGGCACCAAGCTGTTTGCACAGGTCAAGACATGGATCTACAAGTACCCCGAGGAGGCAAAGAAGCTTCTGTCCAAGATCGCTGATATTTGTGTCGAACATCTGGCTCTGCAAGTAAAGGCTGGTGCTCAG TTGGTAATGGTCTTTGACTCATGGGCAGGAGAGCTTGGCCCTGCGTCGTACCGCCAGTTTTCTGAGCCTTACCTCAAGCAGATCGCAGAGAAGCTTCCTGCTAAGATTCAGAGCCTGGGTCTGGAAAAGGTGCCCATGACCGTGTTCCCCAAGGGTGCTTGGTACGCACTCGACTCTGCTTGCAACCTTGGATACAACGTTGTTGGAATGGACTGGCTGCACGACCCCAaggaggctgtcaagattcgAGGCGACCGCAACATCGTCTTCCAGGGCAACGCCGACCCCGGTGTGCTTTATGGCACCAAGGAGGCTATCACCAAGGCCGTGGAAGAGATGGTCGAGGGCTTCTGGGTCGGAGACAAGGGCTGGATTGCCAACCTTGGTCACG GAATCACCCCTGGCGTGAACCCCGATCACCTTAAGCACTACTTTGAGGAAATCCACCGcctcaccaagaagaactga
- a CDS encoding ATP phosphoribosyltransferase produces MDLVNSLEGRLLFAVPKTADIPTFVGEGRCDLGITGWDQVQEHDASVRAYNQLRRSSVDLTSTEDKVAGSDMVMELGFGSCKLQVQVPEKGQYKTPQDLVGKTIGTSFVHLAADYFLKLEQGENADGELSPRKMRTKIVELSGSVEAACALGVAEGIVDLVESGETMRAAGLKAIDTVVDSTAVLIKSRTPSNPELIDLITSRIRGVITAKSYVLCQYNIERNRLVEATKITPGKRSATVTTLDEEGWVAVSSMVEKKKIALVMDDLTRLGAEDILVLDIHNAR; encoded by the exons ATGGATCTCGTCAACAG TCTCGAAGGCCGTCTTCTGTTTGCTGTTCCCAAGA CTGCCGATATTCCCACCTTTGTTGGCGAAGGCCGTTGCGATCTCGGAATCACCGGATGGGACCAAGTTCAGGAACACGATGCTTCAGTTCGCGCCTACAACCAACTGCGACGCAGCTCAGTTGACCTGACTTCCACTGAGGACAAGGTTGCTGGCTCTGACATGGTCATGGAGCTGGGCTTTGGAAGCTGCAAGCTCCAGGTTCAGGTTCCCGAGAAGGGCCAGTACAAGACCCCCCaggatcttgttggcaagaccatTGGGACTAGCTTTGTTCACCTTGCTGCCGACTacttcctcaagctcgagcaGGGTGAGAATGCCGACGGCGAGCTGTCGCCCCGTAAGATGCGCACCAAGATTGTAGAATTGAGTGGCAGTGTCGAGGCTGCTTGTGCTCTCGGTGTTGCTGAGGGTATCGTCGATCTCGTTG AATCCGGAGAGACTATGCGAGCTGCTGgcctcaaggccattgaTACTGTGGTTGACTCCACTGCCGTGCTCATCAAGTCGAGAACGCCCTCCAACCCCGAGCTTATCGACCTCATCACTTCACGTATCCGAGGTGTCATTACCGCGAAGAGCTATGTCCTTTGCCAGTACAACATAGAGCGAAACCGTCTCGTCGAGGCAACCAAGATCACCCCTGGGAAGCGATCGGCCACAGTCACAACTCTCGATGAGGAGGGCTGGGTTGCTGTCAGCTccatggttgagaagaagaagattgctCTTGTGATGGACGATTTGACCCGACTGGGCGCTGAGGATATTCTTGTGCTCGATATTCACAACGCACGATAA